In a genomic window of Nocardia fluminea:
- a CDS encoding potassium channel family protein — MNPSTTDRPLTRRQRWEHATNLPLMLLAVVFVIMYAWRVLDTDVSPRLDTSLVLADIAIWAVFFVDFVVRLRLSGDRLRFVRKHPLDLLVVLVPPFRPLRLLRASLLLLDALNRATHPRTRLVTFVATSSLLILLLSSLAFFDAEYGAPDSKIETFGDALWWSAVSVTTVGYGDVYPVTTEGRLVSLVLMTLGIGLISFAIGTMTSWVVEQLKTVDDAADRAEIMLRELVDEVKALRIEVADLRSDPAKPATRTD; from the coding sequence ATGAATCCGTCAACGACCGACCGTCCACTCACGCGAAGGCAGCGGTGGGAGCACGCGACCAACCTGCCGTTGATGCTGCTCGCGGTGGTGTTCGTCATCATGTACGCGTGGCGGGTGCTCGACACCGATGTGTCACCCCGGCTCGACACCAGTCTCGTACTCGCGGATATCGCGATCTGGGCGGTGTTCTTCGTCGATTTCGTGGTCAGGTTGCGGCTCTCGGGCGACCGGCTGCGCTTCGTCCGCAAGCATCCGCTCGACCTGCTGGTCGTGCTCGTGCCGCCGTTTCGCCCGCTGCGGCTGCTCCGTGCTTCCCTGCTGCTGCTCGACGCCCTCAACCGCGCCACCCATCCGCGCACCCGGCTGGTGACCTTCGTGGCCACCAGTTCCCTGCTGATCCTGTTGCTGTCGAGCCTGGCCTTCTTCGACGCCGAATACGGCGCACCCGACTCCAAGATCGAGACCTTCGGGGACGCGCTGTGGTGGTCGGCGGTCTCGGTGACCACGGTCGGCTACGGCGACGTCTACCCGGTGACCACCGAGGGCCGACTGGTCTCGCTGGTCCTGATGACGTTGGGCATCGGCCTGATCTCCTTCGCCATCGGCACCATGACCAGCTGGGTCGTCGAACAGCTCAAGACCGTCGACGACGCCGCCGATCGCGCCGAGATCATGCTCCGCGAACTGGTCGACGAGGTCAAAGCCCTGCGGATCGAGGTCGCCGACCTTCGCTCCGATCCCGCGAAGCCGGCGACCCGGACCGACTAA